A genomic segment from Halobacteriovorax sp. HLS encodes:
- a CDS encoding chemotaxis protein CheX — MSKLNKVLIASKNSLWSRELKHKLVASKKVLCDISSDRTDAIERVSANEYALIVFEDSFELKNIELLLRALDNSNGKVPNSIIFSIVKFEDLQQLDIPKSIVASCCAYSVPLPDDIFCDIILNKSLPIKAMNKSSSNLDKDFVALIVQSANEVLKDFTMLEFKGLKPLLLKNIEKYPEIGIRGKVEISSKFFTGSLYVSFPLDSFKKIYEQVVGESIEAITDEEADFATSITNMIYGKIKKFLSEKGVELEMIIPTLDSTEMLDCENNQIFVFPFESELGLVYLKISKEN, encoded by the coding sequence TTGTCCAAATTAAATAAAGTCCTTATAGCTTCAAAGAATTCTTTGTGGTCAAGAGAGCTCAAGCATAAGCTTGTTGCCTCTAAGAAAGTTCTTTGTGATATCTCATCAGATAGAACTGATGCAATTGAGAGAGTCTCTGCAAATGAGTATGCTCTTATTGTATTTGAGGATAGTTTTGAATTAAAAAATATTGAGCTCCTTCTTAGAGCACTTGATAACTCAAATGGAAAAGTTCCAAACTCAATTATTTTCTCAATCGTTAAGTTTGAAGATCTCCAGCAATTAGATATTCCTAAAAGTATTGTAGCTTCATGTTGTGCTTACTCTGTTCCTCTACCAGATGATATTTTTTGCGATATTATCTTAAATAAATCTCTTCCTATTAAGGCGATGAACAAGTCTTCATCTAATTTAGATAAAGACTTCGTGGCCCTCATTGTTCAATCGGCAAATGAAGTGCTGAAAGACTTTACTATGTTAGAGTTTAAAGGTTTGAAGCCACTACTTTTAAAGAATATTGAAAAGTATCCTGAAATTGGAATTCGCGGTAAGGTCGAGATCTCATCAAAGTTTTTTACTGGCTCTCTCTATGTCTCTTTTCCATTAGATAGTTTTAAGAAAATCTATGAACAAGTCGTTGGAGAGTCCATTGAAGCTATAACTGATGAGGAAGCGGATTTTGCAACTTCTATAACTAATATGATCTATGGAAAAATTAAAAAGTTTCTTTCAGAAAAAGGTGTGGAGCTTGAAATGATTATTCCAACTCTAGATAGTACTGAGATGCTTGATTGTGAAAATAATCAAATCTTTGTTTTTCCTTTTGAAAGTGAACTTGGTCTCGTTTATTTAAAAATCTCAAAAGAAAATTAA
- a CDS encoding phosphate/phosphite/phosphonate ABC transporter substrate-binding protein: MMKKTTLLLAMLATLFVSCQNEDKLGTTNNPVKLYFTPSVDADTIASNSQDFIKFLEKETGLFFKTGIPTNYIAVVEAFGSKRADIGVMNSFGYLLANSKYGATAKLRVLRYGHDYYQGQIIAHVDSGINSVKDIQGKKFAFTDPSSTSGYMFPLKILKDNNVEVSNKTFGIKHDNVVTMVYQKQVDAGATYYSAPKLNDAGEIIKIRDARSRVKTQFPDVEDKVKIIEITEKIPNDPFVFRKDLDAAITNKFIAAVKKYLSTEEGKQSFKNIYSVEGIVDTTDSDYDGLRTMIKSVGINIEENLK, encoded by the coding sequence ATGATGAAGAAAACAACACTTCTTCTTGCTATGTTGGCCACACTTTTTGTCAGCTGCCAAAACGAAGACAAGCTTGGAACGACTAACAACCCTGTTAAGTTGTACTTTACGCCTTCAGTTGATGCCGACACGATTGCATCTAACTCTCAAGACTTCATCAAGTTTCTTGAAAAAGAAACAGGACTATTCTTCAAGACAGGAATTCCAACAAACTACATCGCAGTAGTTGAGGCCTTCGGATCTAAGAGAGCTGATATTGGAGTGATGAACTCATTTGGTTACCTACTAGCTAATAGTAAGTACGGAGCAACTGCAAAACTAAGAGTTCTTCGTTACGGTCATGACTACTACCAAGGTCAAATTATTGCTCACGTTGATTCAGGAATTAATTCAGTTAAAGATATTCAAGGAAAGAAATTTGCTTTCACTGATCCATCTTCAACTTCAGGATATATGTTTCCACTTAAAATTCTTAAAGATAATAATGTAGAAGTTTCTAATAAGACTTTTGGAATCAAGCACGACAATGTTGTTACTATGGTTTACCAAAAGCAAGTTGATGCAGGAGCAACTTACTACTCTGCACCTAAGTTAAATGATGCTGGTGAAATTATCAAAATTAGAGATGCAAGATCTAGAGTTAAGACTCAATTTCCAGACGTAGAAGATAAAGTAAAGATCATTGAAATAACTGAAAAAATTCCAAATGATCCATTTGTTTTTAGAAAAGATTTAGATGCTGCTATCACTAATAAGTTTATTGCTGCTGTAAAGAAGTACCTTTCTACTGAAGAAGGTAAGCAGTCATTTAAAAATATCTACAGTGTTGAAGGTATCGTTGATACAACTGACAGTGATTACGATGGACTTAGAACAATGATCAAGTCTGTTGGAATTAATATTGAAGAAAACCTTAAATAA
- the phnE gene encoding phosphonate ABC transporter, permease protein PhnE has product MNTTTHEALPGENKGKALKKVKKQVIAYAIDFFLWSYLILTSWKIVYEKLIIGDRYAQFSWDQPLLAIGIGAVVAAALTFTRLSIGKATQGLYETNPEKTVLSEPFTMLGYVILIVTFISGLHISQVSIREFLSESGLHGARRIFTALFRPNFAIIEDALFAAVETIYMAFIATAVALPVAFLLAFFAARNLMKNSKFTLAIYSVVRFFLNVSRSIEPLVWAIIFSVWVGIGPFAGMLALSLHSISSLSKLYSEQIENISNGPIEAMTATGAHPIQVIWYGVVPQIVLPYLSFTIYRWDINVRMATVIGLVGGGGIGTMLMQYQGLAKWNEVGLLVIIIAAIVWIMDYLSSKIREAIK; this is encoded by the coding sequence ATGAATACAACAACACATGAAGCACTACCTGGTGAAAATAAGGGCAAGGCCCTAAAAAAAGTTAAAAAGCAAGTTATTGCATATGCTATAGATTTCTTTCTATGGTCTTATCTAATACTTACTTCTTGGAAAATTGTTTACGAGAAGCTGATTATTGGAGATAGATATGCTCAATTTTCTTGGGATCAACCACTTCTTGCGATAGGAATTGGTGCCGTAGTAGCAGCGGCCCTGACTTTTACAAGATTATCAATTGGTAAAGCAACTCAAGGTCTTTACGAAACTAATCCAGAAAAAACAGTTCTATCTGAGCCATTTACAATGCTTGGATATGTGATCCTAATTGTAACTTTCATTTCAGGACTACATATCTCTCAAGTAAGTATCAGAGAGTTTCTTTCTGAAAGTGGTCTACATGGAGCAAGAAGAATTTTTACGGCCCTATTTAGACCTAACTTCGCAATAATTGAAGATGCATTATTTGCAGCAGTTGAAACAATTTACATGGCATTTATCGCAACAGCAGTTGCTCTGCCAGTAGCTTTCTTACTCGCTTTCTTTGCTGCAAGAAACTTAATGAAGAATTCAAAGTTTACTTTAGCGATATACAGTGTCGTAAGATTCTTCTTAAACGTTTCTAGATCAATCGAGCCACTTGTTTGGGCGATTATCTTTTCAGTATGGGTTGGAATTGGACCATTTGCAGGTATGCTTGCATTAAGTCTACATTCAATCTCTTCACTATCAAAACTTTACTCAGAGCAAATCGAGAATATCTCCAATGGTCCGATTGAAGCTATGACAGCCACAGGAGCTCACCCTATCCAAGTAATTTGGTATGGAGTTGTTCCTCAGATCGTTCTTCCTTACCTTTCATTCACTATCTATAGATGGGATATCAATGTTCGTATGGCGACAGTGATTGGTCTAGTTGGTGGAGGTGGTATTGGTACTATGCTTATGCAGTATCAAGGTCTAGCAAAGTGGAATGAAGTTGGTCTTCTAGTGATCATCATTGCTGCTATTGTTTGGATTATGGATTACCTTTCTTCGAAAATTAGAGAAGCAATTAAATAA
- a CDS encoding NAD(P)/FAD-dependent oxidoreductase, with protein MSQIVQFVLDFEEDVEKYLNSTYPKMDDYRILNKALDARGSNRGKRPRITYRVEIIALGEKFSGEKESFKELGQLKAKPIIIGAGPGGLFCALRLAEYGVASIVIERGERAHKRMKHIARFWRYGEFNTENNVCYGEGGAGLFSDGKLITRVKSAYVQYVMNRLVDFGAPAETAYVSNPHLGSNKIRMLINKISDFLLEKNCEILYNTRVEELIYKERNVVGVRLSDGREIYSDHIILATGHSAKEIYSHLNDNEVAMKAKDFAVGVRIEHPRELIDQIQYGKFAGSYLGAARYRLSYENKSTQKGTYSFCMCPGGYVLSSGTEAEGIVVNGMSNYARNSRWSNSALVVSVKASVDFSTDDVLNGLKFQHKIENKAYEVSKTLASGKELPSQTLKDFLDGTVGKSVMPKTSTPSGIVEAQLTDILPEFISNHLKDALVQFDRRMDGFVSKKALLLAPETRTSAPITILRDRETLESTSHKGLYPCGEGAGHAGGITSAAVDGVKIAMSILKQEKGLES; from the coding sequence ATGTCTCAAATTGTACAATTTGTTCTCGACTTTGAAGAGGACGTCGAAAAATACCTAAATTCTACTTATCCTAAAATGGATGATTATAGAATTCTCAATAAGGCCCTTGATGCTAGAGGGTCTAATCGTGGGAAAAGACCTCGTATAACCTACAGAGTTGAGATTATTGCTCTTGGTGAGAAATTCTCTGGTGAAAAGGAGAGTTTTAAAGAACTAGGACAACTTAAGGCCAAACCTATTATTATAGGAGCTGGACCTGGTGGACTATTCTGTGCTCTTAGGCTTGCTGAATATGGTGTTGCTTCAATAGTTATTGAAAGAGGCGAAAGAGCTCATAAGAGAATGAAACATATCGCAAGGTTTTGGAGATATGGAGAGTTTAATACTGAAAATAATGTCTGTTACGGAGAAGGTGGGGCAGGTCTTTTTAGTGATGGAAAATTAATCACAAGGGTTAAGTCTGCGTACGTTCAATATGTCATGAATAGGCTTGTTGATTTTGGCGCACCGGCCGAGACGGCCTATGTCTCAAATCCTCACTTAGGATCAAATAAGATTAGAATGTTGATCAATAAAATAAGTGACTTTCTCTTAGAGAAGAATTGTGAAATTCTCTACAACACTAGGGTAGAAGAGCTTATTTACAAAGAAAGAAATGTTGTTGGGGTCAGGCTAAGTGACGGAAGAGAAATCTATTCGGATCATATTATATTAGCAACAGGTCACTCTGCTAAAGAGATCTATTCTCACTTAAATGATAATGAAGTCGCCATGAAAGCAAAAGACTTTGCTGTAGGTGTACGAATTGAACACCCAAGAGAGCTTATCGATCAAATTCAATATGGTAAATTTGCAGGGAGCTACCTTGGAGCTGCTAGATATAGATTAAGCTACGAAAATAAATCCACTCAAAAGGGTACTTATAGTTTTTGTATGTGTCCTGGTGGATACGTTCTATCTTCTGGAACAGAGGCCGAGGGGATCGTCGTAAATGGTATGAGTAATTATGCTAGAAACTCTAGATGGTCTAATTCCGCTCTTGTCGTTTCAGTTAAAGCATCTGTGGACTTTTCAACTGATGACGTGCTCAATGGATTAAAGTTTCAACACAAAATAGAGAATAAGGCCTACGAAGTTTCTAAAACATTGGCATCGGGAAAAGAGCTACCTTCTCAAACGTTGAAAGACTTTTTAGATGGAACAGTCGGCAAGTCAGTGATGCCTAAAACTTCAACTCCTTCTGGAATTGTTGAGGCCCAGTTAACAGATATTCTTCCAGAGTTTATTTCTAATCATCTTAAGGATGCTCTTGTGCAGTTTGACCGCAGAATGGATGGCTTTGTTTCTAAGAAAGCTCTATTGCTAGCTCCTGAGACCAGAACCTCTGCTCCTATAACGATCCTAAGAGATCGCGAGACTCTGGAGTCTACATCTCATAAAGGGCTGTATCCATGCGGCGAAGGTGCTGGCCATGCTGGTGGAATTACTTCCGCGGCAGTAGATGGTGTTAAGATCGCTATGTCGATTCTTAAACAAGAAAAAGGCCTCGAAAGCTAG
- a CDS encoding C25 family cysteine peptidase, producing MTQLLWLVSFILLQSTFAQNDIKIDQISNFHTKAQWKISNKDLKISKSSAQGPMVFSDIKLEGWSLTKTVGSPSVPFKSILLEGIPTDFNVEVNAVKVFNINDVAPVPAQQMPCRCDIIPWKFNVDFDEKSYNSKSREHIFVEYMGKFRGKDISRVRFSPVAYNHKSGMRFISEGSVEIKSNQKINVASMSAEDRRLVIFTADKFKSSLDRLVDYRTAEGYEVKVITLSEIGQSFEEVRAYIKDLYKKQSFSYSMIIGHEEIFPTEYVSTRFDENTPSDMNYYTLDGDTDGQRDVIPDILYSRISVDTIDELNRFIDKSLEFEARSWKDGLGKNMMIAIASDEGSAPSDVEYVRQMQNPLKKKFNWKSREFFQANSDSIPSNVQDRISDGSIWLNYIGHGSGYAWPSLFGEDFSTAHINSLRANGVKPIIIDVACQNGRFSNEARMGESFIRATDGRSPAGAVAYYGGSVDISWDPPAVMAIGAGVALSENNNRRLIDVLWAGQRYLLENYDDRQGALENFVWYHLQGDPLLNLNNLQ from the coding sequence ATGACACAACTTTTGTGGCTGGTTAGTTTTATATTGTTACAAAGTACATTTGCTCAAAATGACATTAAAATTGATCAAATCTCTAACTTCCATACTAAAGCACAATGGAAAATATCTAATAAGGATCTAAAAATCTCTAAAAGTAGCGCTCAAGGACCGATGGTCTTTAGTGATATTAAACTAGAGGGCTGGAGCCTAACCAAAACTGTAGGTAGTCCCTCTGTGCCGTTTAAGTCTATTCTATTAGAAGGAATTCCAACAGACTTTAATGTTGAAGTTAATGCAGTAAAGGTTTTCAATATTAATGATGTGGCCCCAGTTCCAGCTCAGCAAATGCCTTGTCGATGCGATATTATTCCATGGAAATTTAATGTAGATTTTGATGAAAAATCTTATAACTCTAAAAGCCGTGAGCATATCTTTGTAGAGTATATGGGGAAATTTCGCGGAAAAGATATATCTAGAGTTCGCTTTTCGCCTGTGGCCTATAATCATAAATCTGGGATGAGATTTATCAGTGAAGGATCAGTTGAGATTAAATCGAATCAGAAAATCAATGTTGCTAGCATGAGTGCTGAAGACAGGAGATTAGTGATCTTTACTGCAGATAAGTTTAAAAGTTCACTGGATAGACTCGTAGATTACAGAACTGCTGAAGGGTATGAAGTTAAAGTCATTACTTTAAGTGAAATAGGACAGAGCTTTGAAGAGGTTAGAGCTTATATAAAAGATCTTTATAAGAAACAGTCTTTTTCATACTCAATGATTATTGGGCATGAAGAAATATTTCCAACTGAGTATGTATCGACTCGTTTTGATGAAAATACGCCAAGTGATATGAACTACTATACTTTAGATGGAGATACTGATGGGCAAAGGGATGTCATTCCAGACATTCTTTATTCTAGAATATCTGTAGATACAATAGATGAGCTCAATCGTTTTATTGATAAGTCTTTAGAGTTTGAAGCGCGTAGTTGGAAAGACGGATTAGGTAAGAATATGATGATTGCGATAGCTTCGGATGAGGGAAGTGCTCCAAGTGATGTTGAATATGTAAGACAGATGCAAAATCCTCTTAAAAAGAAGTTTAATTGGAAATCTAGAGAGTTCTTCCAGGCAAATTCAGACTCGATTCCTAGTAATGTTCAAGATAGAATTTCTGACGGCTCCATTTGGCTAAACTATATTGGTCATGGTTCAGGTTACGCATGGCCTTCATTATTTGGAGAAGATTTTAGCACTGCTCATATAAACTCTCTTAGAGCAAATGGTGTAAAACCAATAATTATAGATGTTGCCTGTCAAAATGGAAGGTTTAGTAATGAAGCACGAATGGGTGAGAGCTTTATTCGAGCAACGGATGGTAGGTCTCCTGCTGGTGCTGTGGCCTACTATGGCGGTAGTGTTGATATAAGTTGGGACCCTCCTGCTGTTATGGCCATTGGCGCGGGAGTTGCGTTAAGTGAGAATAATAATAGGCGCTTAATTGACGTATTATGGGCTGGGCAGCGCTATCTACTTGAAAATTATGATGATAGGCAAGGGGCCTTAGAAAACTTTGTTTGGTATCACCTACAAGGTGACCCACTATTAAATTTAAATAATCTACAGTAA
- a CDS encoding nicotinamide-nucleotide amidohydrolase family protein: MLAALIIIGDEILTGRTQDLNGYWLADYLTKVGIELNKIIIVHDSEKEIHHALSSCMQSCDIVFTSGGLGPTRDDITKNVLAKFFDKELISDQESTNLITKLYEKFDRQWTPELNDYHYYPKDFKLTDNLNGFAPGLSFFQNGKALFSAPGVPREFQSMVENIFLPMIKDHFSSDDFHPTQLFAIRTKGIPEERIFKEVCPNLWDQLSSIAKVSSLPHLLGVDIVLYIEQSKFEKKSSDAKKLIEESALAQYVWQYGNLELAEYIVTLCREKNLTVGFAESCTGGLTSSKITDISGSSSIFNGAIVSYANEVKENILGVKRQTLIDHGAVSEQCALEMAIGARKALATDLAISFTGIAGPTGGSEQKPVGTVGIGWSCEKESSSEVLNFRGNRTSLKERFSRAGLFKLLELIMKH, encoded by the coding sequence ATGTTAGCAGCACTCATTATAATCGGCGACGAGATCCTTACAGGCCGAACACAAGACTTAAATGGATATTGGTTGGCCGATTATCTTACAAAAGTAGGAATTGAGCTCAATAAAATTATCATCGTCCATGATAGTGAGAAGGAAATTCATCATGCTCTTTCAAGCTGTATGCAAAGCTGTGACATTGTCTTTACCAGTGGTGGACTTGGACCAACAAGGGACGATATTACTAAGAATGTACTCGCCAAATTCTTTGATAAAGAACTTATCAGTGATCAAGAATCAACGAATTTAATTACTAAGCTATATGAAAAATTCGATAGACAGTGGACACCAGAACTAAATGATTATCACTACTATCCAAAAGACTTTAAACTCACAGATAACTTAAATGGCTTTGCCCCAGGGCTAAGTTTCTTTCAAAATGGAAAGGCATTATTTAGTGCACCAGGTGTTCCGAGAGAATTTCAATCAATGGTAGAAAATATTTTCTTACCAATGATTAAGGATCACTTCTCTAGTGATGACTTCCATCCGACTCAACTCTTCGCTATACGAACAAAGGGAATACCTGAGGAAAGAATATTTAAAGAAGTTTGTCCTAACTTGTGGGATCAGCTAAGCTCTATCGCCAAAGTCAGCTCTCTTCCTCATCTACTAGGGGTAGATATTGTTCTCTATATTGAGCAATCAAAGTTTGAAAAGAAATCAAGTGATGCTAAAAAACTGATTGAAGAATCTGCACTTGCTCAATATGTATGGCAGTATGGAAATCTAGAACTTGCTGAATATATAGTAACCCTTTGTAGAGAGAAGAACTTAACAGTAGGATTTGCAGAGTCTTGTACCGGTGGTCTCACTTCATCAAAAATAACTGATATTAGCGGAAGCTCTTCAATATTTAATGGTGCAATTGTAAGTTATGCCAATGAAGTTAAAGAAAATATTCTAGGGGTCAAGAGACAAACTCTTATTGATCATGGTGCTGTGAGTGAACAGTGCGCCTTAGAAATGGCAATTGGCGCGCGTAAGGCCTTAGCAACAGACTTAGCGATTTCTTTTACAGGTATCGCCGGCCCAACCGGTGGAAGTGAACAAAAACCAGTTGGTACAGTCGGAATTGGTTGGAGTTGTGAAAAAGAGTCTTCATCAGAAGTGTTAAATTTTAGGGGAAATCGCACTTCGCTTAAAGAGAGATTTTCTAGAGCTGGATTATTCAAGCTTCTTGAACTCATAATGAAACACTAG
- a CDS encoding efflux RND transporter permease subunit, whose protein sequence is MKKIVQYFVDNSFLVNTISLAMVIIGLISVTSMKRDLIPQFGNKQITITANLSGASPYQVEQFLTIPIEDSINSFAGIDHIYSSSQSGRMSISLNVKDSYKDIEDLFEKVKSSLSSISHTLPSEVENLEVINRKMTTFWFSSLAALNYDDNNRVHQNWIKETSKELRKIPGVVEVNHGAPLPNVYIKFDAKKLARYQFDINELTRTLIRRFDFLPLGSISKNGNTVNVEINNDINSVTELEDLIVRGNLSGKIIRLKDVASVEYKIHESDTMSFTNGAPSRGIVLFKDLDTDIIEMKQSLEKKLEKLKSTTPEGIELIVTGDGPAFIERQLNVLNINGLMGAGLVVFILFAFFGLKASLMTSFGLPLAYLATFTVLMALDIKIDLISVAGMLLIVGILVDDAIIVSELYVQNLEKGFSPRESAIKAATDTMIPITGTVLTTVIAFAPILITESGLSAFLRAIPWVVIAALSMSLFECFFLLPNHLSHFVKTPPKHNESSVFNRLSRGYGFLLSKCLKWRYPVLVGMVALLVGTFILNKEKVPFKANLNIGSETIKIDFLLKASNDLENTRQKVQPIWDLLNTVDKSKYTYMTSDLGRNWYNGERKEGYKYGGFNIRFSQTHPNIDKDREFILSFLEKKLELLKTDDFEILSIKKVKDGHDDKKENTFKLSAFIEGQHRDEFIIEQVKQVFSSVKGVKDVYIDPDLISDTWMFEPNKVLLHSYGLSPIDLSSNIQGYIRKSKIKEFRNNGSIVNVYGYFKDGKDLNFEDLSKLTINVDNGKSIALGKLGSWKKIKSLKTISHTDLKKSLNFDISYDESILKKEKIGEILKEQFPIIKKKVPGLKFKLEDGDEQEAKNSKAIFKMMISCIFLILFVLALILRSFSQPLMIGMAIPFGMIGVIWAFYFHGQSIDIMAMVGIMGMAGVVVNDSLIMVDTINKKKAKIWHLTREDIHSGAVSRLRAIIITSITTLGGVFPMAYGIGGDSGFTKSLALSMGWGLLFATALTLLVLPTLLEVQRDFWRVLNKVPLFKNKFSPLIETIEKEQIEDSTVSIDVLIGNEKSNSNEHTIQ, encoded by the coding sequence GTGAAGAAAATCGTACAATATTTTGTAGATAATAGCTTTTTGGTTAATACGATAAGTTTGGCCATGGTTATCATTGGACTCATTTCAGTGACTTCAATGAAACGAGACCTGATTCCACAATTTGGAAATAAGCAGATTACAATCACTGCAAACCTAAGCGGCGCAAGTCCTTATCAAGTAGAACAATTTCTCACTATTCCCATAGAAGATTCTATTAATTCATTTGCTGGAATTGATCATATCTACTCATCATCACAGTCTGGAAGAATGAGTATTAGTTTAAATGTAAAAGATTCTTATAAAGACATTGAAGACCTTTTCGAGAAAGTGAAGAGCTCTCTTTCTTCTATTTCACATACTCTTCCTAGCGAAGTTGAAAATCTTGAAGTTATCAATAGAAAAATGACTACGTTTTGGTTTTCATCACTCGCTGCTCTAAATTATGATGATAATAATAGAGTTCATCAAAATTGGATTAAAGAAACAAGTAAAGAACTTAGAAAAATCCCTGGTGTGGTTGAAGTAAACCACGGGGCACCACTACCAAATGTGTATATAAAATTTGATGCTAAGAAATTAGCAAGATATCAGTTCGATATAAATGAACTGACACGTACTCTTATTAGAAGATTTGATTTTCTTCCTCTAGGGAGTATTTCTAAAAATGGTAATACAGTAAACGTTGAAATTAACAATGACATCAACAGTGTTACAGAGTTAGAAGACCTCATTGTAAGAGGTAATTTGAGTGGAAAGATCATTAGATTGAAAGACGTTGCCAGTGTAGAGTATAAGATTCACGAAAGTGATACTATGAGTTTTACAAATGGTGCTCCTTCGAGAGGAATTGTTCTTTTTAAAGATCTTGATACAGATATTATTGAAATGAAACAATCTTTAGAAAAGAAGTTAGAGAAGTTAAAAAGTACAACTCCTGAAGGGATAGAACTTATTGTCACAGGTGACGGTCCTGCCTTTATAGAGAGACAATTAAATGTTTTAAATATAAATGGTCTAATGGGTGCTGGTTTAGTTGTTTTTATTCTCTTTGCTTTCTTTGGCCTTAAAGCATCTCTTATGACGAGTTTTGGTCTCCCTCTGGCCTACCTTGCGACTTTCACAGTACTGATGGCCTTAGATATAAAAATTGATCTTATCTCTGTTGCTGGGATGTTGCTCATTGTTGGAATCCTTGTTGATGATGCCATCATTGTTTCCGAATTATATGTACAAAACCTTGAAAAAGGATTTTCTCCAAGAGAGTCTGCTATTAAAGCGGCCACTGATACAATGATTCCAATCACAGGAACAGTATTAACAACGGTAATAGCTTTTGCTCCCATTCTTATTACAGAGTCTGGTTTGTCGGCCTTTTTAAGAGCTATTCCGTGGGTCGTTATAGCAGCATTATCAATGAGTTTATTTGAGTGTTTCTTTCTGTTACCAAATCATCTCTCTCACTTTGTTAAAACACCTCCAAAACATAACGAGTCCAGTGTGTTTAATAGGCTCTCAAGAGGTTACGGATTTCTATTAAGTAAGTGTTTAAAGTGGAGGTATCCAGTTCTAGTCGGAATGGTTGCTCTACTTGTTGGAACATTTATTCTTAATAAGGAGAAGGTTCCGTTTAAGGCAAATTTAAATATTGGAAGTGAAACTATTAAAATAGACTTCTTATTGAAAGCATCAAATGACCTTGAAAACACAAGACAAAAAGTTCAGCCTATTTGGGATCTCCTAAATACTGTTGATAAATCTAAGTACACTTACATGACTTCTGATTTAGGTCGAAACTGGTACAATGGCGAGAGAAAGGAAGGGTATAAATACGGTGGATTTAATATTCGTTTTTCGCAAACCCATCCAAATATTGATAAAGATAGAGAATTTATTCTCTCTTTTTTAGAAAAGAAGCTTGAATTATTAAAGACTGATGACTTTGAAATTCTCTCAATTAAGAAAGTCAAAGATGGTCATGATGATAAGAAAGAAAATACTTTTAAATTAAGTGCTTTTATAGAAGGGCAACATAGAGACGAATTTATTATAGAGCAAGTGAAGCAGGTCTTTTCTAGTGTAAAAGGTGTTAAGGATGTCTACATTGACCCTGATTTAATTTCTGATACTTGGATGTTTGAGCCAAATAAGGTTCTATTGCACTCTTATGGTCTTAGCCCAATCGATCTAAGCTCTAATATTCAAGGATATATTAGAAAGAGTAAAATTAAAGAATTCAGAAATAATGGATCCATTGTTAATGTATATGGTTACTTTAAAGATGGTAAGGATCTAAACTTTGAAGACTTATCTAAATTAACTATTAATGTTGATAATGGGAAATCTATTGCTCTTGGGAAACTTGGTAGTTGGAAAAAAATTAAATCGCTAAAGACGATTTCCCATACAGACCTTAAGAAATCGTTAAACTTTGATATTAGTTATGATGAATCGATTCTTAAAAAAGAAAAGATAGGTGAAATCTTAAAAGAACAATTTCCAATCATTAAAAAGAAAGTTCCTGGTCTAAAATTTAAGCTTGAAGATGGTGATGAACAAGAGGCAAAGAACTCTAAAGCAATCTTTAAAATGATGATTTCATGTATTTTCTTAATCCTCTTTGTTCTTGCATTGATTCTTAGATCATTCTCGCAACCTCTAATGATTGGAATGGCAATACCTTTTGGTATGATTGGTGTTATCTGGGCCTTCTATTTTCATGGGCAGTCCATTGATATCATGGCCATGGTCGGGATTATGGGAATGGCCGGAGTGGTTGTGAATGACTCACTTATTATGGTTGATACCATAAATAAGAAGAAGGCCAAGATATGGCATTTAACGAGAGAAGACATTCACTCGGGTGCTGTGAGTAGATTAAGAGCAATTATTATTACATCAATAACTACATTGGGTGGTGTTTTCCCAATGGCCTACGGAATAGGAGGAGACTCTGGATTTACTAAGTCTCTCGCTCTTTCTATGGGCTGGGGGCTTCTCTTTGCGACTGCTTTAACTCTGTTAGTTTTACCAACTCTTTTAGAAGTTCAACGTGATTTCTGGAGAGTTCTTAATAAAGTGCCTCTTTTTAAAAATAAGTTTTCTCCTCTCATTGAAACAATTGAAAAAGAGCAGATCGAAGATTCTACTGTTTCTATTGACGTCTTGATTGGTAATGAAAAATCGAATTCTAATGAACATACAATACAATAA